From a single Paenibacillus sp. FSL R5-0345 genomic region:
- a CDS encoding sensor histidine kinase, producing the protein MRSIHLKITLIAGSCFLLLFIALLVTIYLEMNHTVVPLNKNLTQQVVNARSDQIDYWFNQRIGEIDMLASLASDHHWTRDELLQEIDKFEAKKQVEYESIRVVDIHGNSWSAKDKPFSILNRPYYRKLLNSDSNYVVSNPIVSKANAAEIVVILYRLNPSVNDEVAYIAAAVSVKKMKEIAQDVMLYDQSGQLIIDCRELGEGDGAEDAADKKNMSVFEAPIQNVEGWKLVLEVPNSSLSLAVIKTQRTALLVGVLIGSAFIVFLMLLASSIIRPIQSLRQVMENVQNGNQTIRADVTRSDEIGDLGRSFNDMLVQLYAVEQDRKEMELRLIHEQIKPHFLYNTLDTIQWMAMEHGADNVVEMVEALSAYFRLGLGTGSPYILLDQELYHVESYLHIQGVRYEEILDYELRYDEKLAQCQVVRFMLQPLVENAIYHGIKPLGDQKCKISITAYKQVDYLVIKVENNGVMIPEEKLEQMNQALLDDKYDRSATGFGLYSVNHRIRLAYGVPYGLAVKSEDGITVMVIRIPLDGEWNEDVEDCHRR; encoded by the coding sequence ATGAGATCAATTCACTTAAAAATTACGTTAATTGCAGGAAGCTGCTTCTTGCTGCTGTTCATTGCATTACTTGTAACAATATATTTGGAGATGAACCATACGGTTGTCCCTTTGAATAAGAACTTAACGCAGCAAGTGGTTAATGCACGCAGCGACCAGATCGATTATTGGTTTAATCAGCGCATCGGTGAGATAGACATGCTTGCTTCTCTAGCTTCGGACCATCATTGGACACGAGATGAATTGCTGCAAGAGATCGATAAGTTCGAGGCGAAGAAGCAAGTAGAGTACGAATCCATACGAGTGGTGGATATTCACGGAAATTCCTGGTCAGCAAAGGACAAGCCTTTTTCGATACTAAACCGACCCTACTATCGAAAACTGCTGAATTCAGATTCCAATTATGTGGTGAGCAATCCGATCGTATCCAAAGCGAATGCAGCCGAAATCGTCGTCATTCTCTATCGCTTGAATCCATCAGTGAATGATGAGGTAGCTTATATTGCCGCAGCCGTCTCCGTTAAGAAGATGAAGGAGATTGCTCAAGATGTAATGCTATATGACCAGTCAGGCCAGCTTATCATCGATTGCAGAGAGCTGGGGGAAGGAGATGGAGCGGAGGATGCAGCAGATAAGAAGAACATGAGTGTATTTGAGGCTCCAATTCAAAATGTGGAAGGCTGGAAGCTCGTACTCGAAGTACCGAATTCAAGTCTATCGCTAGCGGTGATCAAAACACAGCGGACCGCATTGCTGGTAGGCGTTCTTATCGGTAGTGCGTTTATTGTCTTTCTGATGCTGCTTGCTTCTTCCATTATTCGTCCAATTCAGTCGCTTCGCCAGGTAATGGAAAATGTGCAGAACGGCAACCAAACCATACGAGCAGATGTTACGCGCTCGGATGAGATCGGCGATCTTGGGCGAAGCTTCAATGACATGCTTGTTCAATTATACGCTGTGGAGCAGGACCGAAAGGAGATGGAACTCAGACTGATTCATGAGCAGATCAAGCCGCACTTTTTATATAACACATTGGATACGATCCAGTGGATGGCAATGGAACATGGAGCAGACAATGTGGTGGAGATGGTGGAAGCGCTTAGCGCGTATTTCCGATTAGGGCTTGGCACAGGCAGTCCCTACATTCTGCTTGATCAAGAGTTGTACCATGTCGAGAGTTATCTTCATATTCAAGGCGTGCGATATGAGGAGATTCTGGACTACGAGCTTCGATATGATGAAAAGCTTGCTCAGTGCCAAGTCGTTCGCTTCATGCTGCAGCCGTTGGTGGAAAATGCGATTTATCACGGGATTAAGCCACTTGGGGATCAAAAATGCAAAATTTCGATTACAGCATATAAACAGGTCGATTATTTGGTCATTAAGGTTGAAAATAATGGGGTTATGATTCCTGAAGAGAAGCTTGAACAGATGAATCAAGCCCTTCTTGATGATAAATATGATCGTTCTGCCACAGGCTTTGGGCTATACAGTGTAAACCATCGCATTCGACTAGCTTACGGGGTGCCATATGGCCTTGCAGTGAAGAGCGAAGATGGAATTACCGTTATGGTCATTCGAATACCTTTGGACGGGGAGTGGAATGAAGATGTGGAAGATTGTCATCGTCGATGA
- the rlmD gene encoding 23S rRNA (uracil(1939)-C(5))-methyltransferase RlmD, which produces MSKHRSGRSTSRPVGKAPVAGLPVNKNDEVMLDIIGMTHEGEGVGRVEGFTLFVQGALPGEKVRAKVLKTKKQYGYAKLLNLIEASSARIAAPCEIYDQCGGCQLQHMDYAAQLTWKRQLVVDNLERIGKLRVSGGAAGGDAEAALTEGILVRPTLGMDEPWRYRNKAQVPIGVTEGGLVGGFYARGSHRIIDMETCLIQHEDNDDVVRKVKDIGRKLGITAYDEESGKGLLRHVVVKKAFRTGEMMVVLVTNGDRIPNVDEWIAEIRREIPAVTSICQNVNTKQTNVIFGDTTRTLWGNDVIYDYIGDVKFAISARSFYQVNPAQTEVLYGKTVEYAGLTGNETVIDAYCGIGTISLFLAQHAKQVYGVEIVREAIEDARANATLNGMDNVVFEVGASEDVIPNWKEQGITADVIVVDPPRKGCDPRLLETILAMKPERVVYVSCNPSTLARDLRVLEDGGYKTVEVTPVDMFPHTVHVESVAVLVRDVPVIQPPLLT; this is translated from the coding sequence ATGAGTAAACACCGCAGTGGACGCAGCACCAGCCGCCCAGTCGGCAAGGCGCCTGTCGCCGGACTGCCTGTGAATAAAAATGATGAGGTTATGCTCGATATCATCGGCATGACCCATGAAGGTGAAGGGGTAGGCCGCGTAGAAGGCTTTACCCTTTTTGTGCAGGGAGCGCTTCCCGGGGAGAAGGTCCGGGCAAAGGTGCTCAAGACAAAGAAGCAGTATGGCTACGCCAAGCTGCTGAATTTAATAGAGGCGAGCAGCGCCCGCATTGCGGCGCCTTGCGAGATCTATGACCAATGCGGCGGCTGCCAGCTGCAGCATATGGACTACGCCGCACAGCTGACGTGGAAACGGCAGCTGGTGGTGGACAACCTGGAGCGGATTGGGAAGCTCCGGGTGAGTGGTGGGGCTGCTGGCGGAGACGCTGAGGCGGCTCTGACAGAGGGTATTCTCGTCCGTCCAACACTGGGCATGGACGAGCCTTGGCGATATCGCAACAAGGCTCAGGTGCCGATCGGCGTAACAGAAGGCGGCCTTGTGGGCGGTTTCTACGCGCGCGGCAGTCACCGCATCATCGATATGGAAACATGCTTAATTCAGCATGAAGATAATGATGACGTTGTACGCAAGGTGAAAGATATCGGACGCAAGCTTGGCATTACTGCTTACGACGAAGAATCTGGCAAAGGCTTACTGCGTCATGTCGTAGTAAAGAAAGCCTTCCGTACTGGTGAGATGATGGTTGTCCTTGTTACTAACGGTGACCGTATTCCGAATGTTGACGAATGGATAGCAGAGATCCGCCGCGAAATCCCAGCCGTAACAAGCATCTGCCAGAACGTGAATACTAAGCAGACAAACGTAATCTTTGGAGATACAACCCGTACCCTTTGGGGGAACGATGTTATTTACGATTATATCGGCGATGTGAAATTCGCGATTTCTGCCCGTTCTTTTTATCAGGTTAACCCGGCACAAACCGAGGTCCTCTATGGTAAGACGGTGGAATATGCAGGGCTAACGGGTAACGAGACTGTTATAGATGCTTATTGTGGGATCGGTACGATTTCATTGTTCCTTGCACAGCATGCTAAGCAGGTCTACGGTGTAGAAATCGTACGCGAAGCGATTGAGGATGCACGGGCGAACGCCACTTTGAATGGTATGGATAATGTAGTGTTTGAGGTAGGTGCATCTGAGGATGTAATCCCTAACTGGAAAGAGCAGGGGATTACAGCAGATGTTATCGTGGTTGATCCTCCGCGTAAGGGCTGCGATCCACGACTTTTGGAGACGATTCTGGCGATGAAGCCGGAGCGTGTGGTGTATGTATCGTGTAATCCATCGACTCTGGCAAGAGACTTGCGGGTGCTCGAGGATGGCGGGTATAAGACAGTGGAGGTAACTCCGGTGGATATGTTCCCGCATACGGTGCATGTGGAGTCGGTGGCGGTGCTGGTGAGGGATGTACCAGTGATTCAACCCCCTTTACTTACTTGA
- a CDS encoding response regulator transcription factor gives MWKIVIVDDETIIRKGLRQYIEESSYLFEVAGEAKSANEALNMVEEAPPHVCLVDINMPNMNGLDLINILRERCPSVLVVIISGYDNFEYARQAVQLQAFDYVLKPVPKSDLNKLLHRIDEHLQAKYPLHSHESRVDKELGLPGYTGDGTVLIQKVTEYIDSHYQDPELSITRVAALFHINQTYLSKRMKQEIGASFLDYVTELRISKAKEILDDVMPNIKIGDLAVKVGYKSQYYFSRVFKNRVGSSPLEYKKHPFGYG, from the coding sequence ATGTGGAAGATTGTCATCGTCGATGATGAAACGATCATTCGCAAAGGCTTGCGACAATACATTGAGGAGAGTTCGTATCTTTTTGAAGTTGCAGGAGAAGCGAAAAGTGCAAACGAAGCATTGAATATGGTGGAGGAAGCCCCACCACATGTATGTCTTGTGGACATCAACATGCCGAATATGAATGGGCTCGATCTTATAAATATATTGCGCGAACGCTGCCCGTCGGTTCTGGTTGTCATCATCAGCGGCTACGATAACTTTGAATATGCGCGTCAAGCCGTGCAACTGCAAGCATTCGATTATGTATTAAAACCTGTGCCGAAGAGTGATCTGAACAAGCTGCTTCATCGGATCGATGAGCATCTTCAAGCAAAATATCCCTTGCATTCACATGAAAGCAGGGTGGATAAGGAGCTGGGGCTTCCCGGGTATACAGGGGATGGAACAGTGCTTATCCAAAAAGTGACCGAGTATATTGACAGTCATTATCAGGATCCGGAGCTGTCTATTACTCGAGTAGCAGCGCTATTTCATATCAACCAAACCTATCTTAGCAAGCGTATGAAGCAAGAAATCGGTGCTTCATTCCTTGACTATGTCACCGAGCTTCGGATATCGAAGGCGAAGGAGATTCTGGATGACGTAATGCCGAATATCAAAATCGGGGATCTGGCCGTGAAGGTAGGGTATAAGAGCCAGTACTATTTTAGTCGTGTGTTCAAAAATAGAGTCGGCTCAAGCCCCTTAGAGTACAAAAAGCATCCGTTCGGTTATGGATAG
- a CDS encoding diacylglycerol kinase, which yields MKTARLIYNPTSGREEMKKRLADILDRLDMGGIEASCHATTGEGDAMLAAADAVERGYDLIIAAGGDGTLNEVINGMAEKPNLPPLGVLPLGTTNDFARAMGIPKNWEDSCDLIIRQETRPIDIGKANDRYFINIAGGGSLTELTYEVPSKLKTMIGQLAYYLKGIEKMVSLSPQELIIRANGQEVIHDEFMLFLIANTNSVGGFEKLAPGARIDDGLLDVIAVKKCNLAEFVRLVRLALRGEHLNDKKVIYFRTDAMDVISPGHVQLNLDGELGGELPGRFRILPQHLRIFAENN from the coding sequence ATGAAAACTGCGAGATTGATTTATAATCCCACTTCTGGACGGGAAGAGATGAAGAAGCGGCTCGCCGATATTTTGGACCGGCTGGATATGGGTGGCATTGAGGCCTCCTGCCATGCAACAACCGGAGAAGGCGATGCTATGTTAGCTGCTGCAGATGCAGTAGAACGCGGTTATGATTTGATCATAGCAGCCGGTGGCGATGGCACTTTAAATGAGGTTATTAATGGTATGGCGGAGAAGCCTAATCTTCCCCCACTCGGCGTTTTGCCGCTTGGTACTACCAATGATTTTGCACGTGCAATGGGGATCCCGAAGAACTGGGAAGATTCCTGTGATCTGATCATTCGCCAAGAGACACGTCCGATTGATATCGGTAAGGCAAATGACCGTTATTTTATTAATATAGCAGGCGGCGGTAGTCTAACCGAACTGACTTATGAAGTTCCTAGTAAGCTGAAGACCATGATAGGGCAGCTTGCGTATTATTTAAAAGGTATTGAAAAAATGGTCAGCCTCTCTCCTCAGGAACTAATCATTCGTGCTAATGGTCAAGAAGTCATTCATGATGAGTTCATGCTGTTCCTGATTGCTAATACGAATTCTGTTGGTGGCTTTGAAAAGCTTGCTCCCGGCGCTCGTATCGATGATGGTCTGTTAGATGTTATTGCGGTTAAAAAATGCAACCTAGCGGAGTTTGTCCGTTTGGTCAGATTAGCCCTTCGCGGCGAGCATTTGAACGATAAGAAGGTTATATACTTCCGTACGGATGCGATGGATGTAATCTCTCCAGGGCATGTCCAATTGAATTTGGACGGCGAGCTAGGCGGAGAACTGCCAGGGCGATTCCGGATTTTGCCACAGCATTTGCGGATTTTTGCTGAGAATAACTAA
- a CDS encoding sirohydrochlorin chelatase, which produces MVPGVLIISHGSRDEAWVSIVEEAVSGLSLGEKIPVVVSFLELVEGRLIQDGINELEHAGITDIIVIPLFVSSGSTHVDEIEYALGAKPEPERETDLALFSVKARVHYGYPIDDDPDIAVMIWDKLRELSTEPACETILLVGHGSIYDGFRQRWQQGISSLAERVREVSGVAAADYGLLSPDSIRSKVEYWQEQGHEVLVAPLFLSEGYFTKHVVPNRLKGLTYKYSGQTLLPHPLLPHWIERQVETLLEQIRSK; this is translated from the coding sequence ATGGTACCGGGCGTACTTATTATCAGTCATGGCTCTCGCGACGAGGCTTGGGTGTCGATCGTGGAGGAAGCCGTAAGTGGATTATCGCTAGGTGAAAAGATTCCTGTGGTGGTCTCTTTTTTAGAGCTGGTAGAGGGCCGTCTGATTCAAGATGGAATAAATGAGCTGGAACACGCAGGGATCACAGATATTATTGTGATCCCATTGTTCGTTTCCTCGGGAAGCACACATGTCGATGAGATAGAATATGCACTAGGCGCCAAACCTGAGCCTGAACGTGAGACGGATTTAGCGCTGTTCTCAGTGAAGGCTAGAGTTCACTATGGTTATCCTATCGACGATGACCCGGACATCGCTGTAATGATCTGGGACAAGCTACGTGAGCTATCTACGGAACCAGCGTGTGAAACAATTCTACTGGTGGGTCATGGCAGCATCTATGATGGCTTCCGGCAACGCTGGCAGCAGGGGATATCTTCGCTGGCGGAGCGTGTACGTGAGGTGAGTGGTGTAGCGGCGGCCGACTATGGTCTGCTGAGTCCGGACAGTATACGAAGCAAAGTGGAGTATTGGCAGGAGCAGGGTCACGAGGTGCTGGTGGCGCCTCTTTTTTTGAGTGAAGGCTATTTCACTAAGCATGTGGTTCCGAATAGACTTAAAGGGTTAACCTATAAGTATTCTGGTCAAACGCTTCTTCCGCACCCTCTTCTTCCGCATTGGATTGAGAGACAGGTAGAGACACTCCTCGAACAGATTCGAAGTAAATGA
- a CDS encoding flavocytochrome c has protein sequence MYVTNPQQNEGDIMRTHTKKLLSILLVLSLMFTLAACGGKEAAPAADANGVQVFEGVGQGKHGDIKVQVSLLDNKITDIKVTEHKENEVLAEPVYTQLKQDVMTTNSAKVDAISGSTATSKGYLEAIQDAITKSGLTLVAGAAVSGSKDKEEAEQTYDVVVIGAGGAGFSAAIEANSAGANVVLLEKMPAVGGNTLISGGEMNAPDNWVERALGITDDTADLFYDDTMKGGDNLGDPKMVRILADNALASAEWLRDDIKVEFLPDHLFQFGGHSRKRALIPVGHTGAELITKLKAKTDADRITIKTNMKAETLLKDESGKVTGVTATSGTGDKITFHANKGVIIATGGFGSNVEMRKKYNPKMDEKYMSTDTPGSTGDGIVMAETIGAKLTNMENIQTYPICNPETGVISLVADSRFDGAILINQEGKRFVEELERRDVISKAILAQTGGYTYQLWNQGIEDIGKTIEVHQDEYDQLVKQGLLFKADTIEEAADFFKIDVNNLKETINKVNDYAKTGKDLDFKHRGGLKSLEKGPYYIEKAVPSVHHTMGGLVIDEKTRVLNEKGEVIPGLFAAGEVTGVIHGANRLGGNAIADIFTFGRIAGKQVVAE, from the coding sequence ATGTATGTAACCAATCCACAACAGAATGAAGGAGATATTATGCGAACTCACACGAAAAAGCTGTTATCTATTCTACTAGTCCTCAGTCTTATGTTCACGCTTGCTGCCTGCGGCGGTAAAGAGGCAGCACCGGCTGCAGATGCAAACGGAGTTCAAGTCTTTGAAGGAGTCGGGCAAGGTAAACATGGCGATATTAAAGTACAAGTTTCCTTATTAGATAACAAGATCACTGACATTAAGGTAACAGAGCACAAGGAAAATGAAGTACTTGCAGAGCCTGTTTATACGCAGCTCAAGCAAGATGTCATGACAACTAACAGTGCAAAAGTTGATGCCATTAGCGGATCTACGGCTACAAGCAAAGGATATCTCGAAGCCATTCAAGATGCAATTACGAAGTCTGGACTTACTCTTGTCGCTGGCGCTGCAGTCAGTGGAAGCAAAGATAAAGAAGAAGCCGAGCAAACCTATGATGTTGTCGTCATCGGTGCCGGGGGTGCTGGTTTTAGTGCGGCTATCGAAGCGAACAGCGCTGGAGCTAATGTAGTTCTGCTCGAGAAAATGCCAGCTGTTGGCGGCAACACATTGATCTCCGGTGGTGAGATGAATGCACCGGACAACTGGGTTGAACGTGCTCTTGGCATCACTGATGACACGGCTGACTTGTTCTATGATGATACGATGAAAGGCGGAGACAACCTCGGGGATCCTAAGATGGTTCGTATTCTTGCCGACAATGCACTAGCATCTGCCGAATGGCTGCGCGATGATATCAAGGTAGAGTTCTTACCTGATCATCTGTTCCAATTTGGAGGCCATTCCAGAAAACGTGCGTTGATTCCTGTAGGTCATACAGGTGCTGAATTAATTACCAAGTTAAAAGCCAAAACAGACGCTGACCGAATCACGATCAAAACGAATATGAAAGCTGAAACCTTGCTCAAGGACGAAAGTGGCAAAGTAACCGGTGTAACTGCGACTTCGGGTACTGGCGACAAGATCACATTCCATGCGAACAAAGGCGTCATCATCGCTACCGGTGGTTTTGGATCCAATGTAGAGATGCGTAAAAAGTATAATCCTAAAATGGATGAAAAATATATGTCTACCGACACACCAGGATCTACAGGTGACGGTATCGTTATGGCAGAAACGATTGGCGCCAAGCTAACAAACATGGAGAATATTCAAACGTATCCAATCTGTAATCCTGAGACAGGTGTTATTTCCCTGGTTGCAGATTCCCGTTTCGATGGTGCGATCCTGATTAACCAAGAAGGCAAGCGTTTCGTTGAGGAATTAGAACGTCGTGACGTTATTTCTAAAGCAATCCTTGCCCAAACGGGCGGATATACGTATCAATTATGGAATCAAGGCATTGAGGATATCGGTAAAACGATCGAAGTTCATCAAGACGAATACGATCAACTCGTTAAACAAGGCTTGCTCTTTAAAGCCGATACGATTGAAGAGGCGGCTGATTTCTTCAAAATTGACGTGAACAATTTGAAAGAAACAATTAATAAAGTAAATGATTATGCGAAAACAGGTAAAGACCTTGATTTCAAACATCGCGGTGGATTGAAATCTCTTGAAAAAGGCCCTTACTACATCGAAAAAGCTGTACCATCCGTTCACCATACAATGGGCGGATTGGTGATCGACGAGAAGACTCGCGTATTGAATGAAAAAGGCGAAGTCATCCCTGGGCTGTTCGCTGCAGGTGAAGTAACAGGGGTCATTCATGGTGCAAACCGTCTTGGCGGTAATGCCATCGCTGATATCTTCACCTTCGGCCGGATTGCAGGCAAACAAGTTGTAGCAGAGTAA